The Aureibacter tunicatorum genome includes a window with the following:
- a CDS encoding SUMF1/EgtB/PvdO family nonheme iron enzyme: protein MIRFIFIFTIGMMISGLSFSQNVPNYDFTHDIIRYKESFRNQAKYEDDPYFSGPIHKGARESFELDLTGVESITFKTEGYESSRGVHSFWGRVKLFDQQGKSIWLDDLEIYATKSGWKPVTKNANLVDGDLLSVDGEKIEHGVIAHASGSFTVDIGGKYARMEGFVGLDDIGSAENAVGVFQVNLSPVEPYIEKLRNNHPKEMDMFERSGAGNLEEWFKSDNGLIEKGACLSLVDELKDPAYYHDNVMSLSQYKGEDKAVKYLRLYEDILNVLNLQKELEWLNVESLQLALEDMKVEFPDAGFGNKIKKLNKLQVEFASLEEGLYAGNRDTMDSIREWLEFKKSVLLSHPELANASILATKHDLGYKARKVWAPYIGTPPNNWSSNSSIVMPRDHQVEIVMLTDLASGANVETVYAPEDDKMITDLDLHWDANRLLFSTVNERDRWHVYELDLNTKAVERQTSEEEPDIDYFEGIYLPNGKIMTASTLGYNGVPCVDGSDAVANLTLVDPKEKSMRRLNFGQDNDWDPVVLDNGRIMYLRWEYTDNTHYFSRVLMHMNPDGTGKKEYYGGNSYWPNSMFDARQLPGKGNQEFVAVVSGHHGIARSGRLVLFDPAKGRHEDQGVVQEIPFRNRKVVPEIKDELVNDVWPQFLKPYPVTDKYFLVTAKLRPDALWGLYLVDVFDNVTLIKEFEKGGISEATILKKRNMPPAIPEKIKSEDKEATVYIQDIYEGRGLPGVPKGTVKELRIVAYEYAYRKSKSDHDAHGIQSGWDMKRVLGTVPIEEDGSAMFKIPANTPITLQPLDEEGRAVQLMRSWLTGMPGEVVSCVGCHEEQNSVPLPKPTIASRRKPNKIDEPSDGVHPFTFNLDVQPILDRKCGSCHDGKKDMLDFVTKEKVEYNNLRKSYLALHPFVNRQGPEADIHVMKPMEYHASTSELIKILKKGHYNVELDSSEWNKLYTWIDLNAPYHGEFKNVNTYANNNQISRRQELAQKYSNVEVDWQEELTNYEELISGLDKIAPIMPKAEDVVKTKKVKVKNWPMDLEQAQKLQQRLQDKELVLEIGNGMSIKFVKIPKGEFAMGSNQGRHDEMPKHKVEIEEEFWMGQLEISNAQYKAIVPEHDSRYIAQQWKDHVNPGYPANKDNQPVIRVSWEEAMDYCEKLSEITGYDITLPTEAQWEWASRSGSANDMWFFDLNKNYGKYENLADSSLADMAVIGVDPQPMASNDPRRKYWDFLPRNASVDDGNMIVAEVGEYLPNPWGLYDMHGNVAEWTLSDYKPYPYMESDGRNNGENGNMKVARGGSWKDRQKNASASTRNSYESWQKVSNVGFRLVINMKSDSE from the coding sequence ATGATACGATTTATTTTCATTTTTACCATTGGAATGATGATCTCTGGATTGTCATTTTCCCAAAACGTTCCAAATTACGATTTTACTCATGACATTATCAGGTATAAAGAGTCTTTTCGTAATCAAGCCAAATATGAGGATGATCCTTATTTTTCAGGTCCAATTCACAAAGGAGCAAGAGAATCTTTTGAATTGGATTTAACTGGGGTCGAAAGCATAACTTTCAAGACTGAAGGATATGAAAGTTCCAGAGGAGTTCATTCATTTTGGGGCCGGGTGAAATTATTTGATCAACAAGGCAAGTCAATTTGGTTGGATGATTTGGAGATATATGCGACAAAGTCAGGGTGGAAGCCAGTAACTAAGAATGCGAATTTGGTTGATGGCGATTTGCTTTCCGTAGATGGAGAAAAAATAGAACATGGTGTAATCGCTCACGCTTCAGGGTCTTTTACCGTAGATATTGGCGGTAAATATGCAAGAATGGAAGGTTTTGTTGGGTTGGATGATATAGGATCTGCTGAAAATGCGGTAGGCGTATTTCAGGTCAATTTGTCTCCAGTTGAGCCATACATTGAAAAGCTAAGAAACAACCATCCAAAAGAGATGGATATGTTTGAAAGATCCGGAGCAGGCAATCTTGAGGAATGGTTTAAAAGTGATAACGGACTCATTGAGAAAGGAGCTTGTTTGTCATTAGTAGATGAGTTGAAAGATCCTGCTTACTATCATGATAACGTAATGTCCTTGAGTCAATATAAAGGAGAGGATAAGGCCGTCAAATATTTGAGACTTTATGAAGACATTTTGAATGTTTTAAATCTGCAAAAAGAGCTAGAGTGGTTGAATGTTGAAAGCCTGCAACTTGCACTGGAAGATATGAAAGTTGAATTTCCTGATGCAGGCTTTGGTAATAAAATCAAAAAACTGAATAAGTTGCAGGTTGAGTTTGCTTCTCTTGAAGAAGGCTTGTATGCTGGCAACAGAGATACGATGGACAGCATAAGGGAATGGCTGGAATTTAAGAAAAGTGTTTTGTTGTCTCATCCTGAGTTGGCGAACGCAAGCATATTGGCGACGAAACATGATTTAGGCTATAAAGCTCGAAAAGTATGGGCGCCTTATATCGGCACACCTCCAAATAATTGGAGTTCGAATTCGTCGATTGTAATGCCAAGGGATCATCAAGTTGAAATTGTCATGCTTACGGATTTGGCATCCGGTGCAAATGTGGAGACGGTATACGCTCCCGAGGACGATAAAATGATCACTGATCTTGACTTGCATTGGGATGCGAATAGACTTCTTTTCAGTACAGTGAATGAACGTGACCGTTGGCATGTGTATGAACTTGATTTGAATACTAAGGCTGTTGAAAGACAAACTTCTGAAGAAGAGCCAGATATTGACTATTTTGAGGGTATTTATCTTCCCAATGGAAAAATAATGACGGCATCCACTCTTGGGTATAACGGTGTTCCTTGTGTTGATGGATCTGATGCTGTGGCAAATTTGACTTTGGTGGATCCAAAAGAAAAATCCATGAGAAGGTTGAATTTTGGCCAAGACAATGATTGGGATCCTGTGGTATTGGATAATGGAAGAATCATGTACTTGAGATGGGAGTATACAGACAATACGCACTATTTTTCAAGAGTATTGATGCATATGAACCCTGACGGGACAGGAAAAAAAGAGTATTATGGGGGAAATTCATATTGGCCTAATTCCATGTTTGACGCTCGCCAGTTGCCGGGAAAAGGAAATCAAGAATTTGTAGCTGTCGTTTCCGGTCATCATGGCATTGCAAGATCGGGAAGATTAGTCTTGTTTGATCCTGCAAAAGGCAGACATGAAGATCAAGGCGTTGTGCAAGAAATACCATTCAGAAATCGCAAAGTAGTTCCTGAGATCAAAGATGAATTGGTAAATGACGTATGGCCTCAGTTTTTGAAACCTTATCCTGTTACGGACAAGTATTTTTTAGTGACAGCGAAGTTGAGACCAGATGCTCTATGGGGATTATATCTGGTGGATGTTTTTGACAATGTGACCTTGATTAAAGAGTTTGAAAAAGGCGGTATATCCGAGGCTACAATCTTGAAGAAAAGAAATATGCCTCCGGCAATACCTGAGAAAATCAAAAGCGAAGATAAAGAGGCTACGGTTTATATTCAGGATATTTATGAAGGAAGAGGTTTGCCGGGTGTGCCAAAAGGCACTGTCAAAGAGCTAAGGATTGTTGCTTATGAATATGCCTATAGAAAATCAAAATCGGATCATGACGCTCATGGAATCCAATCAGGATGGGATATGAAACGAGTATTGGGAACTGTGCCAATTGAAGAAGATGGATCGGCAATGTTCAAAATCCCAGCGAATACGCCGATTACTCTTCAGCCTCTGGACGAGGAGGGTAGAGCGGTTCAGTTAATGAGATCATGGCTGACTGGCATGCCTGGAGAAGTTGTCTCTTGCGTAGGTTGTCATGAAGAACAAAATTCAGTTCCATTGCCTAAGCCAACAATTGCTTCTCGCAGAAAACCAAATAAAATCGATGAGCCATCTGATGGAGTGCATCCATTCACATTCAATTTGGATGTTCAGCCTATTTTGGATAGAAAGTGCGGTAGTTGCCATGATGGAAAAAAAGACATGTTGGATTTTGTTACGAAGGAAAAAGTGGAGTATAACAATTTGAGAAAAAGTTATCTTGCTTTGCATCCGTTTGTGAATCGACAAGGGCCTGAAGCAGATATTCATGTGATGAAACCCATGGAATACCATGCGAGTACAAGTGAATTAATCAAAATTCTTAAGAAAGGACACTATAATGTCGAACTGGATAGCAGTGAGTGGAACAAGCTATATACTTGGATTGACTTGAACGCCCCTTATCATGGAGAATTTAAGAATGTGAACACATATGCCAATAATAATCAAATTAGCAGAAGACAAGAATTGGCTCAAAAATACAGCAACGTGGAAGTTGATTGGCAAGAAGAATTGACGAATTATGAAGAGCTGATCAGCGGTTTAGATAAAATTGCTCCAATTATGCCTAAGGCTGAAGATGTGGTCAAAACGAAAAAAGTGAAGGTCAAAAACTGGCCTATGGATTTAGAACAAGCTCAAAAGCTTCAACAGAGACTGCAAGACAAAGAATTAGTCTTGGAAATTGGAAATGGAATGTCAATAAAATTCGTGAAAATTCCTAAAGGTGAATTTGCAATGGGCAGTAATCAAGGAAGACATGATGAAATGCCAAAGCATAAAGTTGAAATAGAAGAAGAGTTCTGGATGGGACAGTTGGAGATCTCCAATGCCCAGTATAAAGCAATTGTGCCGGAGCATGATAGTAGATATATTGCACAACAATGGAAAGATCATGTAAATCCTGGATATCCAGCCAATAAAGATAATCAGCCTGTGATAAGGGTTTCTTGGGAAGAGGCAATGGATTATTGCGAGAAGTTGAGTGAAATTACGGGTTACGATATTACTTTGCCAACCGAAGCTCAATGGGAATGGGCTTCTCGCTCTGGTAGCGCTAATGATATGTGGTTTTTTGATTTGAATAAGAACTATGGGAAGTATGAGAACTTGGCCGATTCCT